Proteins from a single region of Dyadobacter fanqingshengii:
- a CDS encoding CRTAC1 family protein, with translation MSVCKKPSSEEKMLQLLQESKARVFHYQNDFSPEAQLAYLDSSIRETPEAEQGQLFKLNHFKATVLVQIGKVEEAISILKRLERNQNPIYQQIGISRRIKDDLAVAYLRLGEQANCITNHSIDACILPIRNGGVHRDISGSKGTVDIYKRLLAEKPDDLEARWLLNVAYMTLGKYPESVPRKMLIPNLDKADETSVNAFQDIAPDLGLDVKNMAGGTIIEDFDNDGYLDLIMSSWDLGESMHYFKNKGDGSFEDKSAISGLDRFTGGLQVMQTDFNNDGFKDVFVMRGGWLSNTFGEQPNSLLKNNGDGTFTDVTIDSGLLSFHPTQTATWNDFNNDGWVDVFIGNETSIGANHHPCELYLNNKNGTFTEVANLANCGIAAFVKGVTSGDFDNDGWNDIFLSTLSGNRILLRNKGVTGAKPGHVVFEDVTQKAALDKDHNRSFTTWFFDYDNDGWLDILCGDYTMQYNLSYYAAAEQLSVSPEYHGQPVVYKNNHNGTFSNVTRDLGLDKTAFGMGGSFGDIDNDGFLDIFLGTGNPSYKSLIPNKMFKNMGGKSFADVTSSAKVGSLQKGHGVGFGDMDNDGDQDIYIEMGGAYLGDAYQNSFFLNPGQGNNNWVSIDLEGMAANKAAIGSRLKITIREDGVTRYIYRDVNSGGSFGSAPFKREIGLGTATQIDEIEIKWNGSGHIQKIQNVAVNQFIKVKEGSNKVEKVMLKKLTFKDKSHHEIPLCAPVAKASI, from the coding sequence ATGAGCGTTTGCAAAAAGCCTTCGTCCGAAGAGAAAATGCTTCAATTGTTGCAGGAAAGTAAAGCCAGGGTTTTTCATTACCAAAATGATTTCAGCCCCGAGGCACAGCTCGCATATCTGGATTCGAGTATCAGGGAAACTCCTGAAGCGGAACAGGGGCAGCTTTTTAAGCTCAACCATTTTAAAGCCACCGTTTTGGTTCAAATCGGAAAAGTTGAGGAGGCGATCAGCATCCTGAAAAGGTTGGAACGGAATCAAAATCCGATTTATCAGCAAATCGGCATATCAAGAAGGATCAAAGATGACCTGGCGGTTGCCTATCTCCGGCTCGGCGAGCAAGCCAACTGCATTACCAACCATTCCATTGACGCGTGTATTCTGCCGATCAGGAATGGGGGCGTTCACCGGGATATAAGTGGTTCAAAAGGCACTGTGGACATTTATAAAAGGTTGCTGGCCGAAAAGCCGGATGACCTGGAAGCGCGCTGGCTGCTTAATGTTGCATATATGACATTGGGTAAATATCCCGAGAGTGTTCCCAGAAAAATGTTGATCCCGAACCTCGATAAGGCCGATGAAACCAGCGTGAACGCCTTTCAGGACATTGCCCCGGATCTCGGACTGGATGTCAAAAACATGGCGGGCGGGACTATCATTGAGGATTTCGACAACGACGGATATCTTGACCTGATCATGTCGAGCTGGGATTTGGGTGAGTCCATGCATTATTTCAAAAATAAGGGCGATGGTTCGTTTGAAGACAAATCGGCCATTTCAGGACTCGACCGTTTTACCGGCGGTTTGCAGGTCATGCAGACTGATTTCAACAATGACGGTTTCAAAGATGTATTTGTGATGCGAGGCGGGTGGCTCAGCAACACATTTGGCGAGCAGCCCAACTCACTTTTGAAGAACAACGGGGACGGCACATTCACCGATGTTACCATTGACAGTGGCTTGCTATCCTTCCATCCCACGCAAACCGCAACCTGGAACGACTTCAATAATGATGGCTGGGTGGATGTTTTTATCGGAAACGAAACCAGCATTGGGGCGAACCATCACCCCTGCGAACTTTACCTGAACAACAAAAACGGCACTTTTACGGAGGTGGCCAACCTGGCTAACTGTGGGATCGCGGCTTTTGTAAAGGGTGTGACTTCCGGGGATTTTGATAATGATGGCTGGAATGACATCTTTTTATCTACGCTCAGTGGAAACAGAATTTTACTCAGGAATAAAGGCGTAACGGGCGCTAAGCCAGGTCATGTTGTGTTCGAAGATGTAACGCAAAAAGCGGCGCTGGACAAGGACCATAACAGAAGTTTTACAACCTGGTTTTTCGATTACGACAACGATGGCTGGCTGGACATTCTCTGCGGCGACTACACCATGCAGTATAATTTGAGTTATTATGCTGCTGCCGAGCAACTTAGCGTTTCTCCTGAATATCACGGTCAGCCGGTGGTTTACAAAAACAACCACAATGGCACATTCAGCAACGTTACCAGGGACTTGGGACTGGATAAAACGGCCTTCGGCATGGGTGGAAGCTTTGGCGACATTGATAATGATGGCTTCCTGGATATTTTCCTGGGAACCGGAAACCCGAGTTACAAATCATTGATACCCAACAAAATGTTCAAAAATATGGGTGGCAAATCATTCGCGGATGTGACCTCGTCGGCGAAGGTGGGAAGCCTGCAAAAAGGGCATGGCGTAGGATTCGGGGATATGGATAATGATGGCGACCAGGACATTTACATTGAAATGGGCGGCGCGTATCTTGGCGACGCATACCAGAATTCCTTTTTCCTGAATCCCGGACAAGGTAACAACAACTGGGTTTCCATCGATCTGGAAGGAATGGCGGCCAACAAAGCGGCTATTGGCAGCAGGTTGAAAATCACAATCCGCGAGGACGGCGTAACGCGCTATATTTATCGCGACGTGAATTCCGGCGGCAGTTTTGGATCGGCTCCCTTCAAACGAGAAATCGGGTTGGGAACAGCTACGCAAATTGATGAAATAGAAATAAAGTGGAACGGGAGCGGGCACATTCAGAAAATTCAAAATGTGGCTGTAAACCAATTCATTAAGGTTAAGGAAGGGAGTAACAAAGTGGAGAAAGTAATGCTTAAAAAGCTTACGTTCAAAGACAAATCACATCATGAAATTCCGCTTTGCGCCCCGGTTGCCAAGGCGTCTATTTAG
- a CDS encoding dihydrofolate reductase family protein has product MRRIIINEHLSLDGVIQGPGGPDEDTTGGFELGGWSATYSDDITTQSLFAALNEDYDLLLGRFTYNIWEPYWPNQSGPIAEKFNKIKKYVATRTLSDASWDGTKLLNGDTIAQIKELKASDGPNLHMWGSADLIQSLFQNELIDQINVWIYPVVLGKGKKLFAGGALPSGLKLIKHAVSSTGVICASFELNGKVPTGNAAEG; this is encoded by the coding sequence GTGAGAAGGATCATCATCAATGAACATTTGAGTTTGGACGGGGTTATTCAGGGTCCCGGTGGGCCGGATGAGGACACGACGGGCGGTTTTGAGCTGGGCGGGTGGTCTGCGACTTATTCAGACGACATTACCACGCAATCGCTTTTTGCGGCCTTGAATGAGGATTACGACCTGCTTCTGGGGCGTTTTACTTATAACATTTGGGAGCCTTATTGGCCGAACCAGTCCGGGCCGATCGCTGAGAAATTTAACAAGATTAAAAAATATGTGGCAACTCGAACATTGTCGGATGCCAGCTGGGACGGCACTAAGTTGCTCAATGGCGATACCATAGCACAGATTAAAGAGCTGAAAGCCAGCGACGGACCCAATTTGCACATGTGGGGCAGCGCTGATTTGATTCAATCATTGTTTCAAAATGAGCTGATCGACCAGATTAATGTGTGGATTTATCCGGTGGTGTTGGGTAAAGGGAAAAAGCTTTTTGCCGGAGGGGCACTTCCGAGCGGCCTGAAATTAATCAAACACGCGGTTTCTTCCACCGGCGTGATCTGCGCGTCATTTGAACTGAATGGCAAAGTGCCTACTGGCAATGCTGCGGAGGGCTAA
- a CDS encoding type II toxin-antitoxin system HigB family toxin produces MRIVAKGTLKEFWETHTDAKTGLLSWYEKMNSHDYSTPQEVIADFKGADYVGNERVVFNIARNKYRLIVSFNYQFKACWIKFVGTHKDYDRIDAKTIEHI; encoded by the coding sequence ATGAGAATAGTTGCAAAAGGCACTTTGAAAGAATTCTGGGAGACGCACACAGATGCTAAAACTGGCTTGTTAAGCTGGTACGAAAAAATGAATAGTCATGATTACAGCACACCTCAGGAAGTTATTGCGGATTTCAAGGGTGCCGACTATGTTGGCAATGAAAGGGTCGTTTTTAACATCGCACGAAATAAATATAGATTGATCGTTTCTTTCAATTACCAGTTTAAAGCGTGTTGGATCAAGTTTGTTGGCACACATAAAGATTACGACCGGATAGACGCCAAGACTATTGAACATATTTAA
- a CDS encoding helix-turn-helix domain-containing protein encodes MKNYTIKPLKSAADHQEALDKLQEVWQAKPNTPEGDRLELLLMVIEKYEDEHHKMPELDPVEAIKYKMEEDGLSQKDLIRYFGTKSRVSEVLGRKKPLTLKMIKSLYHDFGIPAKTLLI; translated from the coding sequence ATGAAAAATTACACGATTAAGCCGCTCAAAAGCGCCGCCGACCATCAGGAAGCTCTTGATAAATTGCAAGAAGTATGGCAAGCCAAGCCCAATACACCCGAAGGTGACCGATTGGAATTGCTATTAATGGTCATAGAGAAATACGAAGACGAGCATCACAAAATGCCCGAACTAGATCCTGTGGAAGCCATTAAATACAAAATGGAAGAAGATGGTTTAAGTCAAAAGGATTTGATCAGATATTTTGGAACAAAATCGAGGGTTTCCGAAGTATTGGGCAGAAAAAAGCCACTGACCTTAAAAATGATAAAGTCATTGTATCACGATTTTGGAATTCCTGCCAAGACGCTTTTGATATAG
- a CDS encoding M81 family metallopeptidase — MKQSFILFLSFCLSISQINAAETATRPEKALPRIAIAGLGIESSTFSPALTTEEAFKAKYGDDIFTSYPFLAKDSLDRGRANWIPALMGKSLPGGAVTREAYESLVKQTLALLKKNGPYDGLFFDIHGAMSVVGLDDPEGDFIVRIRAVIGTKTVISTSMDLHGNVSWRLAQNTDLITCYRMAPHEDAMQSKKRAVDNLLARLESGKGKPAYKAWIPVPILLPGEKTSTRIEPGKTLYSKVAPAAAQAGVIDAAIWIGYAWADEPRNHAVVMVTGDDKAVVSKTAEQLAASFWKVRSDFEFVAPTGTLKEALDKAVKSQKHPFFISDSGDNPTAGGAGDVTWTLQEILARPEFKTDKGPALIYASIPGPDLVKAAIAAGVGNKVDGYAGAKVDFRLAPPLHLVGTVEAIEHGDRNAETEVVVKVGSVHIIVTAKRKPYHKEADFTRLGLNPRKADIVVVKIGYLEPELYNMRADWILALTPGGVDQNLETLGYKRIKRPMFPLDKDMKEPDLKAQFVPASDAK; from the coding sequence ATGAAACAGTCTTTTATCCTGTTTTTAAGTTTTTGTCTCTCCATAAGCCAAATTAACGCGGCCGAAACCGCAACACGACCCGAAAAAGCGCTTCCACGCATTGCTATTGCAGGATTAGGGATCGAGTCCAGCACATTTTCACCCGCACTAACCACCGAAGAGGCTTTCAAGGCGAAATATGGTGATGATATTTTCACTTCCTACCCTTTTTTAGCCAAAGATTCGCTTGACCGCGGACGTGCCAACTGGATTCCGGCATTGATGGGCAAATCGCTTCCCGGCGGCGCGGTTACGCGCGAAGCCTATGAATCGCTGGTGAAGCAAACATTGGCTTTGCTGAAAAAGAATGGACCTTATGACGGCCTCTTCTTCGACATTCATGGCGCTATGAGTGTCGTGGGGCTGGATGATCCGGAAGGCGATTTTATCGTTCGGATTCGCGCCGTAATTGGCACAAAAACCGTTATCTCAACTTCCATGGACTTGCACGGAAACGTTTCATGGCGGCTGGCCCAGAATACGGACTTGATCACCTGCTACAGGATGGCACCACATGAAGATGCCATGCAATCGAAGAAAAGGGCGGTTGATAATCTGCTGGCCAGACTCGAAAGCGGCAAAGGAAAACCCGCTTACAAGGCTTGGATTCCAGTTCCCATATTGTTACCCGGTGAAAAAACGAGCACCAGGATTGAACCGGGAAAAACATTATATTCCAAAGTCGCTCCTGCTGCGGCACAAGCAGGCGTGATTGATGCTGCGATCTGGATTGGTTACGCCTGGGCGGATGAGCCTCGTAATCATGCGGTTGTAATGGTAACCGGCGATGATAAGGCTGTTGTTTCCAAAACGGCGGAACAACTGGCTGCGAGCTTCTGGAAAGTGAGGTCTGATTTCGAATTCGTTGCGCCGACGGGCACACTGAAAGAAGCATTGGACAAAGCTGTGAAAAGCCAGAAACACCCCTTCTTTATCAGCGATTCGGGCGATAACCCAACGGCAGGCGGCGCAGGAGATGTTACTTGGACCTTGCAGGAAATCCTGGCCCGTCCAGAGTTTAAAACCGATAAAGGCCCGGCATTGATTTATGCTTCCATTCCTGGCCCGGACCTTGTGAAGGCAGCCATAGCAGCCGGTGTCGGCAATAAAGTAGATGGGTATGCAGGCGCCAAAGTGGATTTCCGTCTAGCGCCGCCCCTGCATCTTGTAGGCACAGTGGAAGCCATCGAACACGGGGATCGCAATGCGGAAACAGAAGTGGTCGTAAAAGTGGGAAGTGTGCACATTATCGTCACTGCAAAACGCAAACCTTACCATAAGGAGGCAGATTTTACAAGACTAGGCCTTAACCCAAGAAAGGCAGACATTGTGGTTGTGAAGATCGGCTACCTGGAACCTGAACTTTACAATATGCGCGCTGACTGGATTTTGGCACTGACACCAGGCGGCGTGGATCAAAACCTGGAAACATTAGGCTACAAACGCATCAAAAGACCCATGTTCCCATTGGACAAGGACATGAAAGAGCCGGATTTGAAAGCTCAGTTTGTACCCGCATCAGATGCAAAGTGA
- a CDS encoding helix-turn-helix domain-containing protein, whose protein sequence is MSQLTISEQIRSLRKAKGLSQEALAENAGINLRTLQRIETGHAAPRGETLRLLARALDVSVQDLSESVEAPPVAMEDDPGFLRLMSLSALTLWFIPFGNILIPLAFWVLKKNKINGVAELGRRIINFQIIWTVVTYGLAILNIFPAFLGQIYIDPFVMMPIMLLFFIANTVYIIIITKKIPSAEREVLTQV, encoded by the coding sequence ATGAGCCAACTAACCATATCTGAACAAATTCGCAGTTTGCGGAAGGCCAAAGGGCTTTCGCAGGAAGCCTTAGCGGAAAACGCGGGCATTAACCTACGCACTTTGCAGCGCATTGAAACTGGTCATGCAGCGCCACGCGGCGAAACCTTACGGCTGCTGGCACGGGCGCTGGATGTGTCGGTGCAGGATTTGTCAGAATCTGTTGAAGCGCCCCCAGTTGCAATGGAGGATGATCCCGGCTTTTTGAGACTAATGAGTCTTTCGGCGCTTACACTGTGGTTTATCCCTTTTGGAAATATCCTGATTCCGCTCGCTTTCTGGGTTTTAAAAAAGAATAAAATCAATGGCGTCGCTGAGCTGGGCCGACGCATTATTAACTTCCAGATCATTTGGACCGTTGTCACTTATGGCTTGGCCATATTGAATATTTTCCCAGCCTTTTTAGGCCAAATTTACATAGACCCATTTGTCATGATGCCCATTATGCTGCTGTTTTTCATTGCCAACACCGTTTACATCATTATCATCACAAAGAAAATTCCGAGCGCCGAGCGTGAGGTTTTGACGCAGGTTTAA
- a CDS encoding DUF1304 domain-containing protein, producing the protein MEILGKILVGLVALEHLYIMYIEMFAWETKGKETFKGSLAPELFKPTKTLAANQGLYNGFLAAGLIWYFFLEGHWAFHIAIFFLTCVIIAGIYGAVTASKKIFYVQALPAIVALVVLHFR; encoded by the coding sequence ATGGAAATCCTTGGCAAAATTCTCGTTGGCCTTGTTGCGCTTGAACATCTTTACATCATGTACATTGAAATGTTTGCCTGGGAGACCAAGGGAAAAGAGACATTCAAAGGATCACTGGCCCCTGAATTGTTTAAGCCTACGAAGACATTAGCCGCCAATCAGGGGCTGTACAACGGATTCCTGGCAGCCGGATTGATCTGGTATTTTTTCCTCGAAGGTCACTGGGCATTTCACATCGCCATTTTCTTTCTGACTTGCGTGATTATCGCCGGAATTTACGGGGCCGTCACCGCCAGTAAAAAGATATTCTACGTGCAGGCTTTACCCGCGATTGTGGCTTTGGTGGTTTTGCATTTTCGGTAG
- a CDS encoding glycine zipper family protein produces the protein MNKLPISIISAAIFMASCNSSADKEATLLKEKQIAIDSMKHVMEKKAIVDSMNTVMANREAEKKAEEARVAEEKSSQSVAANSSAPAPAARKKGWNHTAKGAVVGAGTGAITGAIVNKKRGEGALVGSLIGAGVGAGTGAIVDHSKKKKRNNN, from the coding sequence ATGAACAAATTACCCATTTCAATAATCAGTGCAGCAATTTTCATGGCATCCTGCAATAGCAGCGCCGATAAAGAAGCGACATTATTGAAAGAAAAGCAGATTGCAATCGATTCTATGAAACATGTGATGGAAAAGAAAGCGATTGTGGATTCTATGAACACGGTAATGGCTAACCGCGAGGCTGAAAAGAAGGCAGAGGAAGCAAGGGTTGCGGAAGAAAAAAGCAGCCAGTCTGTTGCCGCTAATTCCAGCGCACCTGCACCAGCAGCGCGTAAAAAAGGATGGAACCACACGGCAAAAGGAGCGGTCGTTGGTGCCGGAACGGGAGCAATTACCGGCGCAATCGTAAACAAGAAACGCGGTGAAGGTGCATTGGTCGGTAGCTTGATCGGTGCGGGTGTAGGAGCCGGAACCGGTGCGATTGTAGACCATTCGAAGAAGAAGAAAAGAAATAATAACTAG
- a CDS encoding carboxymuconolactone decarboxylase family protein: MPHIKLEDGVPGILGPMKFSPKTAEPLNALANALLLADEGLSRGERELIGAYVSAQNDCFFCQTIHGAVASAYYDDEDWSFMQSVKTNYRESTLSDKMKALLTIAGSVQKGGKYVTEAQILAAKEAGADDRDIHDTVLISAAFCMFNRYVDGLATTAPTNPAIYKSRAENIVKKGYSGDSPYEPYD, from the coding sequence ATGCCTCATATAAAATTAGAAGATGGTGTTCCGGGCATTCTGGGACCCATGAAATTCAGTCCGAAAACGGCTGAACCGCTTAATGCGCTGGCGAATGCGCTTTTGCTCGCGGACGAAGGGCTGAGCCGTGGAGAACGTGAACTGATCGGTGCCTACGTTTCTGCGCAAAATGACTGCTTTTTCTGCCAGACGATCCATGGGGCCGTTGCGAGCGCTTACTATGACGACGAGGATTGGTCATTTATGCAAAGTGTGAAGACCAATTACCGTGAAAGCACATTATCCGACAAAATGAAGGCGCTGCTAACCATTGCCGGCAGCGTCCAGAAAGGCGGAAAATATGTGACCGAAGCGCAAATACTAGCCGCAAAAGAGGCGGGCGCGGACGACCGCGACATTCACGACACTGTGCTCATATCCGCCGCATTCTGCATGTTCAACCGCTACGTCGACGGATTGGCAACCACAGCGCCAACGAACCCCGCGATCTATAAATCGCGCGCCGAGAACATTGTAAAGAAAGGATACTCCGGCGATTCACCATACGAACCTTACGATTAA
- a CDS encoding ThuA domain-containing protein has translation MFKKLLPLLLVIVSVAYAQAQQFKVLLFTKTAGFHHVSIHEGVAGIRNLASRHNFSVDWQENADVFSEKGLANYAAVIFLNTTGDVLNDAQQAAFEKYIKSGKGFVGIHSAADTEYDWAWYGKLVGMYFKTHPAQQTAFLDVKDSNFPGLERFPKRIIWTDEWYEYKKPYNADDLKILITLDEKSYDPKTNQGAGMGAEHPMAWYHNYDGGRAFYTGLGHIGLVYSDQSFLDHLYGGIYWAATGKGLK, from the coding sequence ATGTTCAAAAAATTACTGCCACTGCTTCTTGTTATTGTGAGCGTGGCATACGCCCAGGCGCAGCAGTTTAAAGTTTTATTATTTACCAAAACAGCAGGTTTTCACCACGTTTCCATCCACGAAGGCGTTGCCGGGATCAGAAACTTGGCTTCACGCCACAATTTCTCGGTGGACTGGCAGGAAAATGCAGATGTTTTCAGTGAAAAAGGGTTGGCTAACTACGCAGCCGTCATTTTCCTGAACACAACCGGCGACGTCCTGAATGATGCGCAACAGGCAGCATTTGAAAAATACATTAAAAGTGGAAAAGGCTTCGTAGGAATCCACTCCGCGGCGGATACGGAATACGATTGGGCATGGTATGGCAAATTGGTAGGCATGTATTTCAAAACCCACCCCGCACAGCAAACCGCATTTCTGGACGTAAAAGACAGCAATTTTCCAGGCTTGGAGCGCTTTCCAAAACGCATTATTTGGACCGACGAGTGGTACGAATACAAAAAACCATACAACGCCGATGATCTCAAAATCCTGATCACATTGGACGAAAAATCATACGATCCAAAAACCAACCAAGGCGCCGGAATGGGCGCAGAACACCCGATGGCCTGGTATCACAACTACGACGGCGGCCGCGCGTTCTACACCGGCCTGGGTCACATCGGCTTGGTATACTCAGATCAATCGTTCCTGGATCATTTGTACGGAGGCATTTACTGGGCCGCGACAGGGAAGGGTTTGAAGTAG
- a CDS encoding dihydrofolate reductase family protein, whose amino-acid sequence MRKVVLDLAVTLDGFIEGPNGEIDWCIMDEDVQDTSFTDFLDSIDTILYGRISYDMWGQYQPKPDAGPADKKLWETVHSKVKYVFSRSATPDGKATYIHSDIVGEIEKLKAAPGKNLWLYGGANLITTFINLGLVDVFRLAVHPIILGSGKPLFSNIQDRVPLTLQEVKTAKSGVALMTYSR is encoded by the coding sequence ATGAGAAAAGTAGTGCTTGACCTCGCTGTCACCCTGGATGGATTTATTGAAGGTCCAAATGGTGAAATTGACTGGTGTATCATGGATGAAGATGTTCAGGATACGAGTTTTACCGACTTCCTGGACAGCATTGACACCATATTGTACGGACGCATCAGCTATGACATGTGGGGGCAATATCAGCCCAAACCAGACGCTGGCCCGGCTGATAAGAAGCTTTGGGAAACAGTCCATAGCAAAGTAAAATACGTGTTTTCGAGAAGTGCCACGCCGGATGGCAAAGCAACTTACATTCATTCGGACATCGTGGGGGAAATTGAAAAATTGAAGGCCGCACCGGGCAAAAACTTGTGGCTCTACGGCGGTGCAAACCTGATCACGACCTTTATTAATCTGGGACTCGTAGATGTGTTCCGGTTGGCGGTTCACCCCATCATTCTGGGGTCTGGTAAGCCGCTGTTCTCAAATATTCAGGATCGCGTTCCGCTGACGTTGCAGGAGGTGAAAACGGCGAAATCAGGGGTAGCATTAATGACTTATTCCCGATAA
- a CDS encoding Gfo/Idh/MocA family protein → MSVHTNRRDFVKMVGLGALGFTILPSLYGKAAASDRLRIAHIGLGGMGNNHMKWFADLPEVEIVALCDVDELHLGETKTKLEGMKPGIKVDTYGDFRKILDRKDIDAITVATPDHWHAQIAALAFQAGKDVYGEKPLSYCQREGKMMLKHMEKNNRIFQMGNQIHAGDNFHRVVEIIKSGAIGNVHTVRLWKQSTTKELGSPTVQAVPKTLNWDMWLGPAPFTEYIPEKCHFTYRYFLDYSGGEFADFWCHIADVVYSSIQPKGLKKIKATGEAYAGIADAPKTLNVDYEFDGLKILWTSLPPDIPGAAEQGIGAFFEGDKGTLMCDYNTRKININGETMTDIATVPITNPRSPGHQQNFVDAVKARTQPESNLAYARELTMPMHLGLISYRLKRELTWNAGKEKFVGDKEANKLLSRKPRKEWDLV, encoded by the coding sequence ATGAGTGTGCATACCAACAGGAGAGATTTTGTAAAAATGGTTGGGCTCGGCGCGCTTGGGTTCACCATTTTACCTTCACTTTATGGCAAAGCTGCTGCCAGCGACCGCTTGCGTATAGCGCACATCGGACTAGGCGGAATGGGAAATAACCACATGAAATGGTTTGCTGATTTGCCGGAGGTTGAAATAGTTGCACTCTGTGATGTGGATGAATTACACCTGGGCGAAACAAAAACCAAGCTGGAAGGTATGAAGCCCGGCATTAAAGTGGACACTTATGGAGATTTCCGTAAAATACTGGACCGTAAGGACATTGACGCCATCACCGTCGCGACACCAGATCACTGGCATGCGCAAATCGCGGCGCTGGCATTTCAGGCGGGAAAGGATGTGTATGGTGAAAAACCGCTTTCCTACTGTCAGCGTGAAGGAAAAATGATGTTGAAACACATGGAGAAGAACAACCGTATTTTTCAAATGGGTAACCAGATCCATGCCGGCGATAACTTTCACAGGGTTGTTGAAATCATCAAATCGGGCGCAATAGGGAACGTGCATACGGTTCGTTTATGGAAGCAGTCCACAACCAAAGAGCTGGGTTCGCCCACGGTTCAGGCAGTTCCTAAAACCCTGAACTGGGATATGTGGCTTGGGCCGGCGCCTTTCACGGAATACATTCCGGAAAAATGCCACTTCACTTACCGCTATTTTCTGGATTATTCAGGAGGAGAATTCGCCGATTTCTGGTGCCACATTGCCGATGTCGTTTACTCGTCCATTCAGCCTAAGGGTTTGAAAAAAATAAAAGCAACAGGCGAAGCATATGCCGGCATTGCCGATGCGCCAAAAACATTGAATGTTGATTATGAATTTGATGGTTTGAAAATTCTATGGACTTCTTTGCCTCCCGATATTCCCGGCGCTGCTGAGCAGGGGATAGGGGCGTTTTTTGAGGGAGATAAAGGCACGCTGATGTGCGACTACAACACCCGCAAGATCAACATTAATGGCGAAACAATGACCGACATTGCAACCGTGCCCATCACCAATCCAAGATCGCCAGGCCATCAGCAAAATTTCGTCGACGCCGTCAAAGCCAGAACGCAGCCTGAATCCAACCTCGCATACGCCCGCGAACTTACCATGCCCATGCACCTCGGCCTCATTTCTTATCGCCTCAAAAGAGAACTAACCTGGAACGCCGGCAAGGAGAAATTCGTAGGAGACAAAGAAGCGAATAAGCTGCTTTCCAGGAAACCGAGGAAGGAGTGGGATTTGGTTTGA